In a genomic window of Callithrix jacchus isolate 240 chromosome 22, calJac240_pri, whole genome shotgun sequence:
- the OAZ1 gene encoding ornithine decarboxylase antizyme 1 (protein translation is dependent on +1; polyamine-induced ribosomal frameshift) — MVKSSLQRILNSHCFAREKEGDKPSATVHASLSMPLLSLHSRGGRSSESSRASLLCCSNPGPGPRWCSDAPHPPLKIPGGRGNSQRDHNLSANLFYSDDRLNVTEELTSSDKTRILNVQSRLTDAKHINWRAVLSGGSLYIEIPGGALPEGSKDSFAVLLEFAEEQLRADHVFICFHKNREDRAALLRTFSFLGFEIVRPGHPLVPKRPDACFMAYTFERESSGEEE; from the exons ATGGTGAAATCCTCCCTGCAGCGGATCCTCAACAGCCACTGCTTCgccagagagaaggaaggggataAACCCAGCGCCACCGTCCACGCCAGCCTCAGCATGCCGCTCCTCAGCCTGCACAGCCGCGGCGGCCGCAGCAGTGAGAG TTCCAGGGCGTCTCTCCTCTGCTGTAGTAACCCGGGTCCGGGGCCTCGGTGGTGCTCC GATGCCCCTCACCCACCCCTGAAGATCCCAGGTGGGCGAGGGAATAGTCAGAGGGATCACAATCTTTCAgctaacttattctactct GATGATCGGCTGAATGTAACAGAGGAACTAACGTCCAGCGACAAGACGAGGATTCTCAACGTCCAGTCCAGGCTCACAGACGCCAAACACATCAACTGGCGAGCAGTGCTGAGTGGCGGCAGCCTCTACATCGAAATCCCGGGCGGTGCGCTGCCCGAGGGGAGCAAGGACAG CTTCGCAGTTCTCCTGGAGTTTGCTGAGGAGCAGCTGCGAGCCGACCATGTCTTCATTTGCTTCCACAAAAACCGTGAGGACAGAG CCGCCTTGCTCCGGACCTTCAGCTTTTTGGGCTTTGAGATTGTGAGACCGGGGCATCCCCTTGTCCCCAAGAGACCCGACGCTTGCTTCATGGCCTACACGTTCGAGAGAGAGTCTTCCGGCGAGGAGGAGTAG
- the PEAK3 gene encoding protein PEAK3 has protein sequence MSSPEPPTEPPEPDDPTGSTQPTYSNLGEVRAHLLPSKACRPWTPGSPSTDPQPLPPPLPQKILTRTQSLPTRRGLHPSSIQGKPPRRPLLGSHSVDESQAEAGPAGPPAELTFGLADAPLSLSLRDLHSPGAVLAALAAQQLEGLRAIYAQLRARLMGGHPGPCRPGHGFRLLDSSPCAESGDAQYYRVVRVHEEAWHILVAKVPKPGADVPHPWGLELQASLSPHFNLQGLCGLVPEGALPGAPWRGAVALAAEVPERTVAQWLAEARAQPPEEFAWAVALQLLQLSAALEFLEARGAALVELRPENLLLAAPRGCAATGPPRLLLADFGRVCPQPPGPPGPHGPHAPQLGRLLRALLGLAAPSTLAAGLERLAAQLTRWRPSASRTRGALQALLWGPGPELRGRGAPLGPWLGALGPWLRVRRALLVLRLAERAAGGEAPGLEDWLCCEYLAEATESSMGQALALLWD, from the exons GTGAGGTCCGTGCCCACCTGCTGCCCTCCAAGGCCTGCCGCCCCTGGACCCCTGGGTCCCCCTCCACCGAcccacagcccctgcccccacccctgccccagaaGATCTTAACCCGGACGCAGTCACTGCCCACGCGCAGGGGCCTCCACCCCAGCTCCATCCAAGGAAAGCCGCCCCGGAGGCCCCTTCTGGGGTCCCACAGTGTGGACGAGAGCCAGGCCGAGGCGGGACCAGCCGGTCCCCCTGCAGAGCTGACCTTTGGTCTAGCTGACGCCCCGCTGAGCCTCTCCCTGCGCGATCTGCACAGCCCGGGGGCCGTGCTCGCTGCACTGGCTGCCCAGCAGCTGGAGGGCCTCCGCGCCATCTACGCCCAGCTCCGCGCCCGGCTCATGGGAGGCCACCCGGGGCCCTGCCGCCCCGGCCACGGCTTCCGCCTCCTGGACAGCTCGCCCTGCGCGGAGAGCGGGGACGCCCAGTACTACCGCGTGGTGCGTGTGCACGAGGAGGCCTGGCACATCCTGGTGGCCAAG GTGCCCAAGCCCGGGGCGGACGTGCCCCACCCGTGGGGCCTGGAGCTGCAGGCCTCCCTGTCCCCGCACTTCAATCTGCAGGGGCTGTGTGGCCTGGTGCCGGAAGGCGCGCTGCCCGGGGCGCCCTGGAGGGGCGCGGTGGCGCTGGCGGCGGAGGTGCCGGAGCGCACGGTGGCGCAGTGGCTGGCGGAGGCCCGCGCGCAGCCGCCGGAGGAGTTCGCGTGGGCTGTGGCCCTGCAGCTCCTGCAGCTGAGCGCCGCCCTGGAGTTCCTGGAGGCCCGGGGCGCCGCCCTGGTCGAGCTGCGGCCGGAGAACTTGCTGCTGGCGGCCCCGCGGGGCTGTGCGGCGACCGGGCCCCCGCGTCTGCTCCTCGCGGACTTTGGCCGCGTCTGCCCGCAGCCCCCCGGCCCCCCCGGCCCCCACGGCCCCCACGCGCCGCAGCTCGGCCGCCTCCTCCGCGCGCTGCTCGGCCTCGCTGCGCCCTCGACCTTGGCCGCCGGCCTGGAGCGCCTGGCAGCGCAGTTGACCCGCTGGCGGCCCTCGGCGTCCCGCACGCGGGGCGCGCTGCAGGCGCTGCTCTGGGGGCCCGGGCCTGAGCTGCGCGGCCGGGGAGCACCGCTGGGGCCCTGGCTCGGGGCGCTCGGGCCGTGGCTGCGGGTGCGTCGCGCGCTACTGGTCCTGCGCCTGGCAGAGCGGGCGGCAGGCGGGGAAGCGCCGGGTCTCGAGGACTGGCTGTGCTGCGAGTACCTGGCGGAGGCCACCGAGTCCTCCATGGGCCAGGCCCTGGCGCTGCTGTGGGACTGA